ACAAGGACTACCCCGCCCTCGGCTTCGACCCGGCGCCCGGTGACGCGCACAGCACCAAATACCTGGCCCGCTCCATCGGCCGGCTCGCCGGAGAGCTGGGCACCACCGCCAAGGAGCTGGAACGCCTCGACCAGGGAGTGTGGAAGGGCAAGGCCGCGAACGCCTTCTCCGACCACGTAGCCGACAAGGTCACCCCCGACATCAAGCGGGCGCACACCTCCTTCGAGAAGGCGGCGACGGCGCTGCGGCGCTGGTCCGAGAAGATGGACCGGTTCCAGGACGAGGCACGCGCGCTGGAGCGCGAAGCGCGCCGGAAGCAGGAGGCACTGGGCGACGCGCAGCGGCTCCTGGACGCTGGGAAGGCGGCGCCGTTCCCGGGTGCGTCGGATGACGAGAAGGCGTCCGACGCGCAGAAGAAGCAGCAGGACAAGCGGGAGAAGGCCGCCGAGGAGGCCGGTGACGCGCTGGACGAGGTACGCCGCCGGGCCGAGGAGCTGAAGGACCGCTACTTCACCGAGGCGTGGTCGATCTCCCGGGAGCTGGACAGCGCCGGGGACATAGCCCCCGACGAGCCGGGGCTGTTCGACCGGATAGCCAGTGGTGTATCGGACGTGCTGGGCGACACCCTCGACTGGGTCCAGGACCACGCGGACCTGATCAAGGCGATCGGCGACGTCCTCAGCTACGTCACCGCCGCACTCGCGGTGCTCGCCATCGTCACCGCCCCCTTCGGAATCGGCGCGGCCTTCGCGACGGCCGCGCTGATCACGGGAGGGCTCACGCTGGCCACGCACGGAATCGCCAAGGCGGCGGGCGCCGATGTGAGCTGGACGACCATCGGCCTGGACGTCTTGGGTGTGCTGCCCGGTATCGGGGCGTTCTCGAAGGGCGCGAAGGTGGCCGACGCCACGGCGGCGCAAACACGC
The Streptomyces sp. CNQ-509 DNA segment above includes these coding regions:
- a CDS encoding putative T7SS-secreted protein translates to MADKDYPALGFDPAPGDAHSTKYLARSIGRLAGELGTTAKELERLDQGVWKGKAANAFSDHVADKVTPDIKRAHTSFEKAATALRRWSEKMDRFQDEARALEREARRKQEALGDAQRLLDAGKAAPFPGASDDEKASDAQKKQQDKREKAAEEAGDALDEVRRRAEELKDRYFTEAWSISRELDSAGDIAPDEPGLFDRIASGVSDVLGDTLDWVQDHADLIKAIGDVLSYVTAALAVLAIVTAPFGIGAAFATAALITGGLTLATHGIAKAAGADVSWTTIGLDVLGVLPGIGAFSKGAKVADATAAQTRAAQLGANYAGDAVKVRNFVSFGDEAGRVIGGVQRSPFGKNVALWGRKEVGIVTSRAGGLQNRMLGIAEAATWKGQWLGTRTLSYGPDRLAVDPLSVGGRMLDSGLKMSPKLVTIPQHLGVDVNIGDRFEAAFGG